A single window of Nicotiana sylvestris chromosome 3, ASM39365v2, whole genome shotgun sequence DNA harbors:
- the LOC104237383 gene encoding cytochrome P450 71A3-like, with protein sequence MIKKYSYVSKYITYTQFSISILLAQTKMDLPFYSLLIPLFVFIFFLHQWFFTTSNTQNKLPPSPRKLPIIGNLHQLGSHPHRSLHKLSEKHGPVMLLHLGSKPMVVASSVDAARDIMKIHDLVWSNRPKSKMADRLFYGSKDVAFSPYGEYWRQVRSVTVLHLLSNKRVQSFRDVREEEISNMIAKIRRECDSSSVINLRDLLYSLTENIISRVALGKKYNEGERGIKAKAIPDEFGDLLGAFNVGDYIPWLEWLNKINGLDTRVEKVAKELDAFLESVIGEHMIRNKKGEDSGGEAKDLMDVLLEIQNGNETGFPLQRDSLKALLLDIFAGGTDTTYTALEWTMTELLRHPRIMEKLQNEVRQLVQGKSEITEDDLGNMQYLKAVIKETLRFHPPIPLLVPRESMEDAKLLGYHIPAKTQVIINAWTIGRDHLSWDNPEEYRPERFLNSNIDVKGLNFELIPFGAGRRGCPGIAFANVVNELAIARLVHKFNFALPEGIKGEDLDMTEGTGITIRRKSPLLAVATPCSS encoded by the exons ATGATAAAGAAATATTCGTACGTCTCCAAATATATTACCTATACCCAATTCTCGATTTCAATACTCCTTGCTCAAACAAAAATGGACCTCCCCTTTTACAGTCTTCTAATTCCTTTGTTTGTTTTCATTTTCTTCCTCCATCAATGGTTCTTTACTACTTCAAACACCCAAAACAAGTTACCACCATCTCCAAGAAAGCTTCCAATCATAGGAAATTTGCACCAACTTGGGTCGCATCCTCATCGTTCTCTCCATAAACTATCAGAAAAACATGGTCCAGTGATGCTACTTCACTTGGGCAGTAAGCCAATGGTTGTTGCTTCCTCTGTAGATGCTGCTCGTGATATCATGAAAATCCACGATCTCGTCTGGTCAAATAGACCTAAATCTAAAATGGCTGATAGACTCTTTTATGGTTCCAAGGATGTGGCCTTTAGTCCCTATGGCGAATATTGGAGGCAAGTTAGAAGTGTTACTGTGCTTCACCTTCTTAGTAACAAAAGAGTCCAATCTTTTCGTGATGTCAGAGAAGAAGAAATATCGAACATGATTGCAAAAATCAGGCGAGAGTGTGATTCCAGTTCAGTGATAAACTTAAGAGATCTTTTATATTCTCTAACTGAAAACATAATTAGCAGAGTGGCCTTAGGGAAGAAATATAATGAAGGGGAAAGAGGAATCAAGGCTAAGGCCATCCCAGATGAATTTGGTGATCTTTTAGGTGCTTTCAACGTCGGTGACTATATTCCGTGGCTTGAATGGCTCAATAAAATCAATGGCCTGGACACCAGAGTGGAGAAAGTAGCTAAGGAATTGGACGCATTTTTGGAGAGTGTGATTGGAGAACACATGATTAGGAACAAGAAAGGAGAAGACAGTGGGGGTGAAGCTAAAGACTTAATGGACGTTTTGTTGGAAATTCAGAATGGAAATGAAACAGGCTTTCCTCTTCAGAGGGATTCATTGAAAGCTCTTCTACTG GATATATTCGCTGGTGGTACGGATACGACGTATACAGCTTTAGAGTGGACAATGACAGAGCTTTTGAGGCATCCAAGAATCATGGAGAAATTACAGAATGAAGTGCGACAATTAGTCCAAGGAAAATCAGAGATAACAGAGGATGACTTAGGAAATATGCAGTATCTAAAAGCAGTGATCAAAGAGACTCTTAGATTCCATCCACCGATTCCACTACTAGTCCCTCGAGAATCAATGGAAGACGCAAAATTGCTAGGCTACCACATACCTGCTAAAACTCAAGTCATTATCAATGCTTGGACAATCGGAAGAGATCATTTGTCGTGGGATAATCCGGAGGAGTACCGACCAGAGAGGTTCTTGAATAGTAATATTGATGTCAAAGGACTAAATTTTGAGTTGATTCCCTTTGGAGCAGGCAGAAGGGGCTGCCCAGGAATTGCTTTTGCTAATGTGGTAAATGAGCTAGCAATAGCAAGGCTTGTACACAAGTTCAATTTTGCATTACCAGAAGGGATAAAAGGGGAGGATTTGGATATGACTGAAGGCACTGGCATCACTATTCGTAGGAAGTCACCTTTGCTAGCAGTGGCCACTCCTTGCTCTAGTTAG